From bacterium, the proteins below share one genomic window:
- a CDS encoding tetratricopeptide repeat protein, which translates to MKKTIIFLLIIPFLVIGDEGKSHYLKAKAYEKSKDFYSAIIEYKKALLKDPDSIELKTSLAFAYLYNHEEDLALKVFLSIAKTKPEIWHTIGRICVKQKRYKSAIEAYNQALKIKENTIILYDLAEAYLFAKKIDGAISTYKRIIELSPKEEPALLSLGLIYDKEKKIKDAIEIYEKILSINPNNTFAIKRLILYNMSKNPESSEKLSLILLEKEKSPESYLLLGISLEKNKKEREAEKCYRRTVELGLKEGFVRLGWLLFKNERDDEGLKLAKEGLERFPEDFSLLVLYGVLLSQKKEHQRAISIFKDLLKRNPNDDYLYFQLGVAYDGLLNKNWAIKYLYKAIRLNPKNSAGYNYIGYTWVEEGKNLNRAMRLIEKALEIEPDNPAYIDSLGWCYYKMGNLDLALSLLLKAYNLKNDDPVILEHIGDVYNDKGMKKEAEKFLNLSLDKFKEERDKERIRKKF; encoded by the coding sequence AAAGCAAAGATTTTTATTCTGCCATAATAGAGTATAAAAAGGCTTTATTAAAAGACCCGGATTCTATAGAGCTTAAAACATCCCTTGCCTTTGCTTATCTTTACAACCACGAAGAAGACCTTGCCTTGAAGGTTTTCTTATCCATTGCAAAAACAAAACCAGAAATATGGCATACAATAGGAAGGATATGTGTAAAGCAAAAAAGATATAAATCCGCAATTGAGGCTTATAATCAAGCCTTAAAGATAAAGGAAAATACCATCATTCTTTATGACCTGGCAGAGGCATACCTCTTTGCAAAGAAAATAGATGGTGCAATCTCAACCTACAAAAGAATTATTGAATTGTCTCCCAAGGAGGAACCTGCATTATTAAGCCTTGGTTTAATTTATGACAAAGAAAAGAAGATAAAGGATGCAATAGAGATATATGAGAAGATATTATCCATAAATCCAAATAATACATTTGCCATAAAAAGGCTTATCCTTTACAACATGTCCAAAAATCCCGAGAGCTCAGAAAAACTTTCCCTTATTCTTCTTGAAAAGGAGAAAAGCCCCGAATCCTATCTTTTGCTTGGAATCTCTCTGGAAAAGAACAAAAAGGAGAGGGAGGCAGAGAAATGCTATAGAAGAACAGTAGAGCTTGGGTTAAAGGAGGGATTTGTAAGGCTTGGATGGCTCCTTTTTAAAAATGAAAGGGATGATGAGGGATTAAAATTGGCTAAAGAAGGACTAGAAAGATTTCCAGAGGATTTTTCTCTCTTGGTGCTTTATGGTGTCCTTCTAAGCCAAAAAAAGGAGCATCAAAGGGCAATTTCTATCTTTAAGGATTTGCTAAAGCGAAACCCTAATGATGACTATCTATATTTCCAATTAGGGGTTGCCTATGATGGTCTTTTAAATAAAAATTGGGCAATAAAGTATCTCTATAAGGCTATAAGGCTAAATCCAAAGAATTCAGCAGGTTATAACTATATTGGATATACCTGGGTAGAAGAGGGAAAGAATTTAAATAGGGCAATGAGGCTTATTGAAAAGGCATTAGAGATAGAGCCAGATAACCCAGCCTACATAGATTCTCTGGGATGGTGCTATTATAAGATGGGAAACCTTGATTTAGCCCTTTCTTTACTCCTTAAGGCGTATAATTTAAAAAACGATGACCCGGTAATATTGGAGCATATCGGCGATGTTTATAATGACAAGGGGATGAAGAAGGAGGCAGAGAAATTTTTAAATCTTTCCCTTGATAAATTTAAGGAGGAAAGGGATAAAGAGAGAATAAGGAAAAAATTTTGA